The genomic stretch TATCTAATTATAAAATTTGCAAGTTTGCAGCTTAAACACTACAtcagcttttttttattttacgttGTAAAacctcacatttttttttaaaattcttaagaTACCTTTTGTTTAATATAGGTGGTGGAGAATCAGCAATCATAAGACACACAAAGAGAAACAAGAAACTCCTCCCACGAGATAGAATTCAGAGACTGATAGATCCTGACTATCCTATGCTTGAGCTTTGTCCGTTTGCTGGAATTGGTTTGGATTATGGTGATATCTGTGCCGCAGGAAATATCTGCGCAATTGCAAAGATCAGTGGACAACTTTGTATTATAGGAGCCAACGATGCAACTGTTAAAGGTTTGACGTTTTTAATTACttagtttttaaagaattttttttgtggaatttTTATATACCAAAATAGCTCCAAAAAGACGCAATCACGAGCAAGTATTGAATCAGCTTATAGAATATTAAAActtaggggctgttcatatggaggcgggctggctcggcTAGCCGGGGTGATTTTCATCTCGTGttcatataaagttttttaCATCTCGGCCAGCCGGGatggaaaagttgtttacatttcaCAAAAGATTCATAAACAATGAAGACATAAGAATATATTTCGAACTTTAAATAATTGAtgagaatttttaaaatctattgTTAATTTCATCTCGCCTTggcgggctggctcggttatcatatgaacacatttttattttttcatgtgttTCTTAATAGCAGCGTCaaccgagccagcccgcctccatatgaacagccctttaattcttgaatttttttcttcatgccATAAAATGCTTTACTAGTTCCTACACATCTTTCCTGTTCCGAGTGCATTtttcagcctttataagacggaAGTACTTTCATTAATATTTTGTAGGATAAGGTTAACCATATAGCTTTTTTACTTATTGGCTAAAATTgctataaaatttaaatgagacCATAGGAATTGTTTACGTATTATGTGGATATAACTTTGTTAATCTCCAAGGACATGAAtctaaaatttagatatatttttCACGGTGAAGACATGAGTAGAAGAAAATGATTGACTCatacaaaatagaatttaacaTAAAGAATTATTTAGGTTATTCTTTACAGACTGCGAAATAGATAGATAAAACAACTCTGGTAGTATGGTAGTGTGATAGGTCAACACGGTGTAATTAATGCCAGTTCGGTAGTGTGATTTATACTAGAATATATATTTCACACTGAAAACACTTGAGCATTTGCGACTTcttattttcaagaaataaaatttttgttttgtttgcgaACTCTTTACCCTTTCCTCTTGTGAAAATGTTTCGTGACGAAAGCATGGGTTTTCACCATACCCTGAAACCACATTACGAAAATAACACATTTAGTTCTTAAAATTAACTGTTAATCTCGCGTAAGCTTTTTCAACAATTCCATTCTATTTTTCAGGGGGTACAATCTATCCTATTGGTGTAAAAAAACAACTTCGCATGCAAGAGATAGCCATGCAGAATAACTTGCCATGCGTTTATTTAATCGATTCAGGGGGTGGCTTTCTTCCTTTACAATCTGAAGTTTTTCCTGGCAAAGAACACGGCGGACGAGTGTTCTATAATGAAGCCATCATGAACTCGGAAGGAATACCACAGGTGATTTGTACTTCTTCtcagttgttttttattttatttattgtcaAAGCCAAACCTTCAGAGcaaatttccttatttttatatatttttgcaattttacaCACCTTTTCAGATTTGCCTCGTCGCTGGATCATGTACTGCTGGTGCGGCATATATTCCTACAATGGCAAACGAAGTTGTTATGGTAGATAAAATTGGAACCATCTTTCTAGCTGGCCCTCCGTTGGTGTACGCAGCTATAGGTCAGCAAATATCAGATCAAGATCTTGGTGGGGCTACAGTGCATTGTGACGTCAGCGGATGCGCCGACTATAAAGCTAGCGATGAAGTTGAAGCTCTTGAAATGTTAAAAGATGTTATGTCGACGTTGAATGTCGAAACGCATCTAAATGAAAAGACGTTTGCGGTGGAGGAACCTTTTTATGACCAACATGATCTTGATGTACTTTCCATCGCACGTGATTCGAATGAACGGTTGTATATTCGATCGATATTATCACGTGTTGTTGACGGTAGTAGATTTCATGAGTACAAACCCACGTATGGTGTAGAACTTTTAACAGGTTTTGCTCATGTAAATGGTATCTTAGTTGGCGTTGTGGCAAATAATGGTGTGTTTACACCACAAGCTTGTTTGAAAGGATCCAATTTTGTATCAATTTGCAACGAACGTGGAATTCCAATAGTATTTTTACAAGACATTTCCAAAGATAATGATGAAGGTAAAAATCCAGACCTTATAAAATATCAGTCCGAATTTATGTCGGCTGTCGCCACGTCAAAAGTACCAAAAATCACTATCGTATTGGGCGACAGTTTTGGCGTGGGAAATTACATCATGTGTGGAAGGAGTATGGGCCCGAGGTTTTTGTATTTGTGGCCAACCGCCAAAATATCTTTAGACCATACAGAAAATATGAAAgaaaataatacattttacGGCGAGCGGGATCAAATAGATAATAGCGTTTCATGTTATTACGGATCAGGTAGAATATGGGATGATGGTGTTATTCTTCCTGAAAAAACTCGAGAATACTTATCGTTGTCGTTAAACGCGTGCCTAATGTacaaaaatgttgataaatcTTCACAACGAAATGTGTTACGCATGTAACGCTAGAGTTAACGGGGTTCGTTCGGGCCGGGGTTCGTAACGTATCTAAATCTGGAAAAATGGGCTGTCTGTTTTATTTTGGTTAAATGATGGCTTTAACAACAGTTCTAAAAACATAGGAGACTTTTTATTcgagattttaaaaaataactctgCATTATTATTATCCTTTTTTACTAAACTGATGTGTaaatataatattatttttttgctatattGCAATTTTATTATTGCGACTTCTCgccattttcgcgaaattaagtATCCGTGAAATGTAATAATAGGCATgtgtattttttgtaatatattgtACTGCATGGTGTCTACCAGGTCAGATGTATCAGGAAAAAGTTATGACATTCACATACCGTTAACTAATTCAGAAACGTCTGGAAATTTCTGGAAATTCAGGGAACAGTTTGTGCACGATCAATGTCAAATATGTTATGTCATGGAGGCGGATCTGGTTGGTGGTCATTCTTGACTCCAATTTTGTTCAAATATTCGAAAAGAGCATCAAGAGAAAAGGTACTGAAGATatataaatacatatttttttatgtaaaatataGTATTCTGGAACAAGTCTCCGTAAAACCGCCAATAcaagtaacttttttttataaatttcgtTTCAAAAGAGTGAAAAGATTGTCATATGTTTGTTTTAACGAATCTTGAGAATATTAAGATTTAATCAGTGGTAGTTGTTTTAAACTGAtcaatttggatttttttttcgaaattaaCACTTAGACGGCAGAACACGTAGATCTAGGTCGAAAATCAGGCAAAAGCAGCCCCTCATAACGCTCGTGAACTATATTAGTATGAAAAGTGCTTCCCATGTTTTATGAATTGGGCTAGCCAAGGTTACTGAACATGAACCATTTACGTTTTTACCAATTGCaactgaaatttttaaaaattaattattcttCGCCCAAAAAGTCTCTTCTTAAAAACTAGTGCGTATTCTAAGGGTTATTGCAAAACTTTTGAGAGTGCAACTCACAACATATTTTAACGTCAGAGATTATTAAGCAGTACAAAAATTGGATGCatactttttcaaaaaagtaattcattcaaacaaaatttttcatTAGACTCATTGACCCGCtgtcaaactttttaaaagaaaacacgTGGACacttataaaaatattagatagATTTCAATCTCCTTTAGATAGAAAATAAAGCCGGTAAAAATGGGTTCTGCCGGGATCCGAAATAATGCTGcagccaacctcgttcccagggcattttgccttgttgatggcGGCGTGTTGCGGCGCAACCCTTTAGAATCGATACCCAGGATATATGGACAAAACAGACAAAAATGTGGGGACCAgtaaacccgtggatttttatgcgggcaacgactagtctcttttatAAATACC from Hydractinia symbiolongicarpus strain clone_291-10 chromosome 12, HSymV2.1, whole genome shotgun sequence encodes the following:
- the LOC130621118 gene encoding methylcrotonoyl-CoA carboxylase beta chain, mitochondrial-like encodes the protein MMYLRKVLELSLKDKSRCYQHVRVLNIKITHASTLASRNSVRRFKVLDGNLRFSNEERNSCKEKAQQNQVEYLKKLDFVLAGGGESAIIRHTKRNKKLLPRDRIQRLIDPDYPMLELCPFAGIGLDYGDICAAGNICAIAKISGQLCIIGANDATVKGGTIYPIGVKKQLRMQEIAMQNNLPCVYLIDSGGGFLPLQSEVFPGKEHGGRVFYNEAIMNSEGIPQICLVAGSCTAGAAYIPTMANEVVMVDKIGTIFLAGPPLVYAAIGQQISDQDLGGATVHCDVSGCADYKASDEVEALEMLKDVMSTLNVETHLNEKTFAVEEPFYDQHDLDVLSIARDSNERLYIRSILSRVVDGSRFHEYKPTYGVELLTGFAHVNGILVGVVANNGVFTPQACLKGSNFVSICNERGIPIVFLQDISKDNDEGKNPDLIKYQSEFMSAVATSKVPKITIVLGDSFGVGNYIMCGRSMGPRFLYLWPTAKISLDHTENMKENNTFYGERDQIDNSVSCYYGSGRIWDDGVILPEKTREYLSLSLNACLMYKNVDKSSQRNVLRM